A part of Biomphalaria glabrata chromosome 3, xgBioGlab47.1, whole genome shotgun sequence genomic DNA contains:
- the LOC129925234 gene encoding uncharacterized protein LOC129925234 has translation MLQHVQNIERKASEKLALLRKLASTKWGAKADMLRTLYLGAVRSQIEYSYTVQDYASKTALESLDRVQAQALRFICGTFRTSPTNAAEILTNVAPLHLRRERAVLTAYERYKRGDSRLPTSILVRQWRERNHIKMRSFLHIAANLSKSAGLSTDRIPIRRISTCPPWRRFPAPQINLSLIGQEGATKRRLTPAILQNLASITIKSYPSDAIFCYTDGSVLRDPDRSGYGALIVYPNQIEPDRLSGPCGYAELTGITRAFEAIRARMLQRETSTTTVVLVTDSRSSLQAMGGGGGGLPVIEEAIGAADNIRRAIGAVVFIQWGPLHCGVKGNETADALAREGAMAATHLEAPSTYLQATAQIRALIREKWLNRMRHPDRDDPWWRLRRSEQSIFAQCRTEHCPIWAYFARFRTNFDSRCRHCGESVETVSHVLYECPQLRELRGDLPVQSLDLYGSYEALRRTAKFLARALRED, from the coding sequence atgctccagcacgtccagaatattgaacgaaaagcctcggagaagttagcgttactaagaaagctggccagcacaaagtggggtgccaaagctgacatgctacgcacattgtacttaggggcagtcagatcacaaatagagtacagctatacagttcaagattacgctagtaaaactgccctcgaatcactcgaccgagtacaagCACAGGCCctacggttcatttgtggcacctttaggacaagcccaacaaacgctgctgaaatcttaacaaacgtggcacccttacatcttaggagggagagggcagtacttacggcctacgagcgctacaaaaggggcgactctaggctacccacctcaattttagtgcgacagtggagagagaggaaccacatcaaaatgcgatcgttcctccatattgcggccaatttgtctaaatcagctgggctctccactgatagaatcccTATTAGGAGAATTAGtacgtgccctccgtggaggagatttccggccccacaaataaacctgtccctgatagggcaagagggagccaccaagaggcgattaacacctgccattcttCAAAACTTGGCATCCATAACCataaaatcctacccatcagatgccattttctgctataccgatgggtcggtactGAGGGACCCCGACAGatcggggtatggggcccttatcgTCTACCCCAACCAGATTGAACCAGataggctctctggtccatgcggctaTGCCGAACTCACAGGGATAACtagggcgttcgaggccattagggcccgaatgctccAACGCGAGACTAGTACCACTACGGTGGTGCtggtcactgactctcgctccagtctccaagctatgggtggcggcgggggagggttgcccgtaatagaagaggcaatcggcgccgcagataacatccgccgagctattggagctgtcgttttcatTCAGTGGGGGCCTTTACATTGCGGCGTGaagggcaatgaaacggcagacgccctcgcaagggagggtgctatggcagccacacacctcgaagcaccaagcacgtacttacaagcaacggcacaaatccgagcactcattcgtgagaagtggttaaaccgcatgcgtcacccagatcgcgacgatccatggtggcgactgaggaggtcagagcagtcaatatttgcgcagtgcaggacggaacattgtcctatttgggcatactttgcccggttccgcactaactttgactcccgatgccgtcactgtggagagagcgtcgaaacagtgtcgcatgtcttgtacgagtgtccccagctccgcgagctaaggggggacttgcctgtgcagtcactcgacttgtatggtagctatgaggcactacgccggacggctaagtttcttgccagagcactacgggaggactag